gataaaaaaaataacgaaCACCTATGCTGTGTTTAGATCTCTACGTTTATGTCTGATGAATAAAAGCTTTAATGATTCTATTTGCGTTGTTTTCATTTCATTGTTGGCTTAATCACAtgtatttgaattgaatctttATCAGAATACATTTATAGAGAAGTAGCTTTCATGGCTTCGACCATTGCTGCGAATCACGTTATTTCTTTTGGTAACCCCGAAGCTGCCTTCTTTTCATGTCTAGCTATTTTCACCTCTTCAccatttgtttcttttattgtaattatactTGTCTTCTTGTTGCTAGTCGCTTTCTATACTCTCGTTTTTGGTCCCGTAAGTTTCTTCGCTGTGCTTGCTGTTAATgactttttttgtttgttgtaaTGCGATGATTTTGGGGTCAGGTTATTAACTACGCTTTGTTGCTACTGTTGTTTATTCTATGCCGTTGCTAATTGCTATGCAGATCTCCATTGTTGTATTCTAacctttttaacatttttttttgggAATTCTATTGGGAAACTTTTTTGGAGtcttatatgaatttttttctaatttcattgATTATATCGAATCTGTCTACAGTAGAGATTCAATatgttcatatttttgaatatatagttAGCGAAATGAGTTTCCTTATAAAAAAAGACATGTTTTCGTTCTCATTTTCAGGTACCCAGATGCAACAGGTCAAGTGAAGAGTGAAGTTATCATTTACATAGGGacattcaaattttgttttggaGAAGATGTTGTGTGCATGTTCCGGTGAGCAGTTCAAATTCGAAGACGCACCACAGTCACCCGAGTCTTTGGCTACGAGAGATTTCTCGGCGAATGGCTTCTCTTCAAGGGCTACGGGAGATTGGGACTCTAAACTTGAGGATATTCAAGTGGATGAAGCTGAATCAACTCTCAAAGAAGCTCTTTCCCTTAACTATGAAGTGGGTTTTGTCCCTAATCAAGATCGACTCATTAATTCATAGCTATTCGGTTTTTAACAGTTTCTAAGTTCTTGTTTGAATGCGTTTCCAGGAAGCACGGGCCCTGTTGGGGAGACTTGAGTACCAGAAAGGGAATTTTGATGCTGCACTCCAGGTATTCCAGGGTATtgacattataaatttaatcccAAAAATGACCAAAGCTATTGTTGAGAGGACTCGGCCCCGAAAGCCACGTTCCAAGGGTGATAAAGGTGATGTTGTGCCTCTTGGGGTAATGTCAATGCATTCTGTGAGCTTACTTCTGGAAGCTATCTTACTCAAAGCAAAATCACTGGAAGAGCTTGGGCATTGTAAAGGTATTATCTTTCACCCTCCTGTGACAGCTTAATTGCCCATTGCCTATACTAAATTATCTAAGTAAGATGTTGTTATGGATGATCTAGTATGACAGAATTTTGATACTGCATAACCATCTTGTGAGGTCTTCTTGGTGGCCCCTATAATGGGACTGCACAGGAGTAGGGGTATGTAGTAGTTGTTTTTGCAAGTCAGAAGTACAAATACCTCtgatacttttttatttttctttactcaGAGGCTGCAAAGGAGTGCAAAATAATTCTGGACGTAGCTGAATCAGCCCTACCTAAGGGAATGCCTGAGGGCATTGGTGTTGACTGCAAGTTGCAGGAGATTTTGCACAAAACAATGGAGTTGCTCCCACATCTGTGGATAAAGGCAGGCTTTCTTGAAGAAGCTATCATTGCATATCGCCAGGCTTTGCTCAAGCCCTGGAAGTTAGATCCCCAGAAGTTAGCAATTGTGCAGAAAGACTTAGCTGCTACGTTACTCTATGGAGGTGTTGATGCAATCCTTCCCACTGAAGTCCAGGAATGGGGTCCAACGGTCCCTAAAAACAACATTCAGGAAGCAATCTTATTGCTGTTGATACTCATGGAAAAAGTGGCATATAAGGAAATAAAATGGGATGCAGAAATTATGGATCATCTGACTTACGCACTCTCAGTTACTGGACAGTGTGAGTTGTTAGCAGAGTATTTGGAGCAGGCTTTTCCAGGTGTCTACAATCGAGCCGAGAGATGGTACTTTCTGGCTCTTTGTTATAGTGCCGCAGGCCAGGATGAAACAGCTCTGAACCTGCTAAAGAAGATTTTTGGTCATTCTGAAGCAAAGCATAAACCTCATATCCCCGCTTTTTTGTTGGGGGCAAAATTGTGTTCCCAGGATCCAAAGCATGCTCACAAAGGGATAAAGTTTGCTCGTCTAGTAATTGATTGTACTAGTCATGAAAATGAGCGTTTTATTTGTCAAGCTCAAAATTTTCTTGGCATTTGTTATGGAAATGCAGCAAGAAAGTGTACATCAGATTCAGAAAGAGTTTTCTTTCAGAAGGAGTCTTTGAACAGTCTAAATAGTGCTTTTCTGAATGGGAAGGAGGACCCAGAAACGATGTATTATCTTGGGCTGGAACATGCAGTGCAAAGGAATTTAGATATGGCTTTTGACAATGCACTTATGTTCTCTGATGCAGTAGTTGGAAATACAGTGAAAGGCTGGAAGCTATTAGCACTTATATTATCTGCAAAACAGCGACTAAAGGATGCTGAAACCATCGTCGATTTCGCTTTTGATGAGGCTGGGAAAATGGATCAGTTAGAACTTCTTAGATTAAAAGCTGTCCTTCAAATTGCTCAGGAGCATCCCAAGCAAGCAATAGAAACCTACAGAATGTTGCTTGCAATGATTCAAGCACAAAGAGAGCTTCATTCCAAGAATTTAGATGAAGCAAAGTACTTTGGTTCTGAGGTGTGTTCTCTGAGGTTACAGCATATGGATTCACATCTCATATATCATAAATCATCATGGAGATTTCACTTTCACTTCTTGGTTTAAGCATGCTACTATATAGCCATTAACTGCCATCCCTCTCTGAAGCTGCTCCTCTTCTCTTTGTCTGCAAAGCAAATACGGCTGCACCTTGATACCCAGTGTTTTGTGCACTGATTGTGATATTAATTGTTGAATGTTCATAAATATGCAGCAAATATTAATTCAGGTGTTCAACCACCATAATGGAGAAGTGACTTAATTTTCCcctattaattaatatcttctACTATCTTTTGCAGGTATTAACAggaaaaaatttggaaattgcAGCTTGGCAGGATTTGTCTGCGATTTATTTGAAACTTGAATCATGGGCTGACGCTGAACTTTGTCAAGAAAAAGCCAAGTCGATTGAATTTTATTCTCCCAGCGGTTGGCATAGAACAGGTAATAATCTTAACTGTAACGTTGATGTTTGGCATGAAAGTTCAGAAATTTAATTCCCATGACATGTTCTAGGCATGCTGCTCGAAGCTCAATCACTGCACAAAGAAGCTCTTGTTTCCTTCACAATTTCACTGTCTATAGAACCAGATTATGTACCCAGTATTGTTTCAACGGCTGAAATACTGATGAAACTTGGTGGCCAATCTCTCCCAATTGCCAGAAGCTTTTTAATGAACGCCTTAAGGTTAGATCCTACAAATCATGATGCTTGGATGAACCTTGGACTGATTTCGAAAATGGAAGGCTCTTTACAGCAAGCGGCAGACTATTTTCAAGCTGCATATGAGCTAAAGCAGTCAACTCCTGTTCAAAGCTTCGTGTGATAGTAATTTTGCATTAATCTCAAGCAGACAACGGCAATTGAATTGGCTGCATCACAGAAAGGAGTCCAATAGCATATGGCTACGGCTCGTTGACTCACTGTTGCTCAGTGAGCAACTGTCATTGTTCAGTATCTTTGAGTTATTCTTTGTCAATATCAGAATGTTAATAATATACAGGTCATACGCTTTACGGTGAATCACAGAACCTTTTTATGCTTCGATCTCCGGTGGAAATCTTGTAATATTGTTTCACCGCCCAGGTGAATTAATGAAACGTATATTTCTTTAAGATATGGTATTTGCACTTTGCAGATgtgaaaattgtgaaatttaaagcagaaagaaatcaaaatcaaagGAGGCATCAAAGAAAGAAGCAGAAATGACTTGTTAACTAGCATAGTCTATCTAAACCAATTCATCTAAACTGCCACTTAACAGAAGATTTTGTCATCAATGGTTTACAATGTCTAATTGCTAAGTCTAATAATCTGATTATAGACCAGTATTTTGCATgaatttcttttatcatttactcaaccataaatttttcaatgtgacataaataaataaacagagTTCGTCCATCAGTTGGTCTGTCAAACATTTGCTGGTAAAATTTTCAGCACAGAGATCATAGAGAGGCTGCACAGAGGTAAAaactacttaaaaaaaaaaaaagggactaAAACagtaaaagataaataatttaaatcttttcaaCTTTATTTTCCGAATCCatagttaataaattaaaaaagaaagcaattaCAGAAAACTTTTAACTGACGGTAAAATGGATGTTGTGTTACTGAACATTTGCTTATGGCAAAGTAGAGATATCGGTTGAACGAATCATAATATTTACCTGGCAGAAAACACCAACTAAAAAGTGAGGGAAACAAATTTCTTCAATCAAAGAACACTCTGAATGCAAGTGTTAATAAGTGAACTTGTTTTCAGAGACTTGTATGCATCCACATTTAATCTCATATTCTGCTGGCTTCATCAGGTTTCTCTCGCAATAAGAAATCTCAGACATAAGTAAACATCTTAATAGAAGCAAACCTTAGggaatatatatttgtttgcgAAGAAATTCAGCTGCAGTATATTTTTTCACCTCTATCATTAGATATTAATGCCCCAGAATTATATCATAAAAGAATGTacatttaaattctaaaatatttgagtGGAAGGTAAAGAAATCAACTATATTCAATATTTGTATGCAAAAAATTTACTTACAATAAACAGTTGTAGTTAAGCAGGCAACAGGCACAACCTCAACTCATTTGCCACTGCACCAACAGCACAAACAACAAATTGTCAACTTGCATCATATAGTTAAACAAGAGAAATGGTCTAAGAACATCTTAGAGACTTAAAAGAGCTTCTAACTTTGACAAGGAAGGAAAGGACAACCTTAAGAACTGAATCGCCGGTGTCAGAATTTGAAGATTGTTTTGCCATTCCTTGCATCTGTGCACGTGCAGCTTTTCCAGCAGCTGACTTTTCAAACTGTTCTTGCCTGCAATAATGGCGTTTCGTAGCAATAGCAGAATCCTCTTCAACACAGAAgcacagcaaaaaaaaaatttacaaatctATTCCTGTGATGAATGCAAAACgaaatgaaatttataaatcCAAACTCAATTGTAAAATCGCAAATTAAATTCTACCTAAATCTGTACAGTTTTAAATTGAAGTAAACTATGACAGAAGATTATGAGAATATTATATGCACAAACTGCAAAGAGGTTACATTTGAAGAAGCccttatttaacaataaatttatacgGGGTACTAGTATTGTCAACAAGTTAACATGCAATTCAATAAGTCAAACCCGGGATCATGAAGGTGATTCGAAGAATTGAAcagcaaaaaaaataataataataagtaatcGTTACCGTTTCCAGGCGGCTTCGGCAGCTTTGGCTCTGGCCTCTGCAGAGGCCAATCTCTCTTGTTCTTTTCTCTGCTAGTTGTTGCCTCCGTCGAAGCAAGCAAAGCAGCGGCCCCCCCCcccaacccccccccccccccccccccccccccccccccccccccccccctccaaatttattttttggttttttcacttttttttaatcaataacgTATGCATAGATTTTGATTCGGATTAAAGTGTAGGCCCATGACTTATTCAGAATTGAATACTGAGGAGCTATAaaaattaaaggccaaacgactagttcccacccaaggtatgctgcaatttTAAGCTTCTACCTTTTAATTATGGAAGCACCAAACACTTACCTatgatcggttaaatttaacagaaccctaatacctgaaaattttatctctttttgcccccctaaacttaaaaactaaaatttttccttagcctaagttttaaaaaatggtagtttcaccctagggtttcgttctGAAATCTTCGATGACATTACTGACGACATCTCCCTCTTAAAGCATCATCTTTTTCCGGCGAtcttttttctcccatttggatgtCCAATTGGCGTCGGAGAAACCTTGGGAGACGAaccccgatgaagttcttcgtctcccaaggatTCTCCAACATCGATCGAgcgtccaaatgagaggaaagagatcactgaaaagagaggatgcttcgggagagagatgtcgtcggcaatggagccagagatgtcatcggagatttcaaaacgaaaccctaaggtgaaactgtcattttttaaaactaaactgggggaaaattttagttttttaagtttaggggagcaaaaatagattatattttagtttattttttaatattatagagaaaatgaccattttacccttaccacagttatttttaattagtcataggtaggtatttggtgtttctatagttaaagggtagaaaTTTGAGATtacagtataccttgggtggaaaatagtcatttggccaaaattaaactctaaatAGTGAGGTGCCATTTGGGCTGATGATAGGTGGTTTTTGTGTCCAAACAACCATTAGAAGGGAAGAGAGATTGTTGGTGATGGGTTTGATAATGTATTGCAATGAATCGTCAGACAAAAATGgttgttgaataaaaataatatatttttttaaaatataagtaaaatgtttttaattttgaggGGAAAAGCTGCTAACCCTAAAATATagaaacctaaaaataaaaaaataatattttaaaattaaatcaggGAAAtacttagtttttaaaattaaaatgggaaaagtgaataattttttttaaataaaatcaataaatttacatttttattcatgatattaactataaaatttaataaatggataaatatttgaactttttaaaactttgtagatgaaaaatttgaaaatgcacTAAATCTTAGGTGAGGATAAATCTTTTGGC
This is a stretch of genomic DNA from Mangifera indica cultivar Alphonso chromosome 11, CATAS_Mindica_2.1, whole genome shotgun sequence. It encodes these proteins:
- the LOC123229537 gene encoding protein NPGR1, which gives rise to MLCACSGEQFKFEDAPQSPESLATRDFSANGFSSRATGDWDSKLEDIQVDEAESTLKEALSLNYEEARALLGRLEYQKGNFDAALQVFQGIDIINLIPKMTKAIVERTRPRKPRSKGDKGDVVPLGVMSMHSVSLLLEAILLKAKSLEELGHCKEAAKECKIILDVAESALPKGMPEGIGVDCKLQEILHKTMELLPHLWIKAGFLEEAIIAYRQALLKPWKLDPQKLAIVQKDLAATLLYGGVDAILPTEVQEWGPTVPKNNIQEAILLLLILMEKVAYKEIKWDAEIMDHLTYALSVTGQCELLAEYLEQAFPGVYNRAERWYFLALCYSAAGQDETALNLLKKIFGHSEAKHKPHIPAFLLGAKLCSQDPKHAHKGIKFARLVIDCTSHENERFICQAQNFLGICYGNAARKCTSDSERVFFQKESLNSLNSAFLNGKEDPETMYYLGLEHAVQRNLDMAFDNALMFSDAVVGNTVKGWKLLALILSAKQRLKDAETIVDFAFDEAGKMDQLELLRLKAVLQIAQEHPKQAIETYRMLLAMIQAQRELHSKNLDEAKYFGSEVLTGKNLEIAAWQDLSAIYLKLESWADAELCQEKAKSIEFYSPSGWHRTGMLLEAQSLHKEALVSFTISLSIEPDYVPSIVSTAEILMKLGGQSLPIARSFLMNALRLDPTNHDAWMNLGLISKMEGSLQQAADYFQAAYELKQSTPVQSFV